In one window of uncultured Desulfovibrio sp. DNA:
- the modC gene encoding molybdenum ABC transporter ATP-binding protein, translating into MLHVDIHKKHGDFELQLAFTLAECGIAVIFGPSGSGKTSLINCIAGLETPDAGQILCHGITCFNADQGINLPPEARRLGYVFQDARLFPHLSVRENLRFGLRFHAAHASKDAPNIDDVADLLEIAPLLHRRPAHLSGGEKQRVAIGRALLCRPSLLLMDEPLSSLDMSLKDGLMSYIARIPQQWNVPVLYVTHSPDEALALGSSMLLLRQGRLEAQGMVEDTLRKAHNLGLLPYPTFCLSGAAHEASGIA; encoded by the coding sequence ATGCTACACGTAGATATCCATAAAAAACACGGCGATTTTGAATTGCAACTTGCATTTACGCTTGCGGAGTGCGGCATTGCTGTCATTTTTGGCCCTTCAGGTTCCGGGAAAACAAGCCTTATCAATTGTATTGCAGGGCTGGAAACACCAGATGCAGGACAGATACTCTGCCATGGCATCACCTGCTTTAACGCGGATCAAGGCATAAACCTGCCGCCAGAAGCCAGACGCCTGGGCTATGTTTTTCAGGACGCCCGCCTGTTTCCCCACCTTTCTGTCCGCGAGAACCTGCGTTTCGGCCTCCGGTTCCATGCCGCTCACGCCAGCAAGGATGCGCCCAACATTGATGACGTTGCCGACCTGCTCGAAATTGCTCCGCTGCTGCACAGACGCCCGGCACATCTTTCGGGCGGCGAAAAGCAGCGCGTAGCCATTGGGCGCGCCCTGCTCTGCCGTCCGAGCCTTCTTCTTATGGACGAACCCCTTTCATCGCTGGATATGAGCCTCAAGGATGGCCTTATGTCCTACATTGCGCGCATTCCGCAGCAGTGGAACGTGCCAGTGCTGTACGTCACCCATTCGCCCGATGAGGCCTTGGCCCTTGGCAGCAGCATGCTGCTGTTGCGTCAGGGCCGCCTTGAAGCCCAAGGCATGGTTGAGGATACCCTGCGCAAAGCGCACAATCTGGGCCTGTTGCCTTACCCCACCTTTTGTCTGTCAGGAGCCGCACATGAAGCCTCTGGTATTGCCTGA
- a CDS encoding DnaA ATPase domain-containing protein has translation MREQWSEISENLKKMLHSGVFKVWIAPLQAQVHAGGLLLTAPNAFVASWLEGKMLSTLREAAAPVLGLDPASVDVRITAAGDTAHSSKPANLPARDSRDNSAFAASPVQQPASFALAHNAEAPAKQADTAEQCAHSSSILNATFSGLAANATEAANRQDTAAQQMARPPLQATLPISSTPAYRLATNWRYAFADFVVGPTNNMAVAAAQDVSRSSGCVRTLFMNSAPGLGKTHLAQAVGRAIAEERSGARVGYLTAEDFASRFVAALRTHDIENFKTRFRDLDVLLLEDVHFFQGKEKMQDMALAVVKNLQAKGGRVIFTSSFSPRELQRVDSQLVSHFCSGILTDIGRPTEDMRRHILERKAKSYQVLLPDSVCELLARRLDGDVRQMESCLNSLIFKARLLNCGLNLDLAMEVLSQYAEISCGPDMPTIVRLVCESYGLNERQLSSRSRRKECVLGRNTVYYLARKHTELTLEEIGEKFNRRHSTVIKGITSVERELSKETSLGRQIARAVKLIERNAGMGA, from the coding sequence ATGCGCGAACAATGGTCGGAAATTTCTGAAAATCTCAAGAAAATGCTGCATTCCGGCGTTTTCAAGGTTTGGATTGCGCCCTTGCAGGCACAAGTGCACGCGGGGGGGCTTTTGCTTACCGCGCCCAATGCTTTTGTGGCCAGCTGGCTTGAAGGCAAGATGCTCTCCACCTTGCGTGAAGCAGCAGCCCCGGTGCTGGGACTTGACCCAGCTTCTGTTGACGTGCGCATTACCGCTGCAGGCGATACCGCCCACAGCAGCAAGCCTGCTAACCTGCCAGCCCGTGACAGCCGGGATAACTCGGCCTTTGCGGCCAGCCCTGTGCAACAGCCCGCTTCTTTTGCCCTGGCCCATAATGCAGAAGCCCCCGCCAAACAAGCTGACACGGCAGAGCAGTGCGCGCACTCATCTTCCATACTGAACGCGACATTTTCCGGTTTGGCGGCCAACGCCACGGAAGCTGCCAACCGTCAGGACACTGCCGCACAGCAGATGGCGCGCCCGCCGTTGCAGGCCACCCTGCCCATCAGCAGCACCCCGGCCTATCGTCTGGCGACCAACTGGCGCTATGCTTTTGCGGACTTTGTAGTTGGCCCCACCAATAATATGGCTGTTGCGGCAGCTCAGGATGTAAGCCGTAGCAGCGGCTGCGTACGCACCCTGTTCATGAACTCTGCCCCTGGCCTTGGCAAAACCCACCTGGCACAAGCCGTTGGCCGCGCCATTGCAGAAGAACGCAGCGGCGCGCGCGTGGGCTACCTGACGGCAGAAGATTTTGCCTCGCGCTTTGTGGCTGCCCTGCGCACCCACGACATCGAAAATTTCAAAACCCGTTTCCGTGATCTTGACGTGCTGCTGCTTGAAGACGTGCATTTTTTCCAGGGTAAGGAAAAAATGCAGGACATGGCGCTTGCCGTGGTTAAAAACCTTCAAGCCAAGGGCGGACGCGTCATTTTTACCTCATCGTTTTCGCCGCGCGAACTGCAACGCGTAGACAGCCAGCTTGTGTCGCATTTCTGCTCGGGCATCCTCACCGATATTGGCCGCCCCACAGAAGACATGCGCCGCCACATTCTTGAGCGCAAGGCCAAAAGTTATCAGGTGCTGCTGCCCGACTCCGTTTGCGAACTGCTGGCCCGCCGCCTTGACGGCGATGTACGCCAGATGGAATCGTGCCTGAATAGCCTCATCTTCAAGGCGCGTCTGCTCAATTGCGGTCTGAACCTTGATCTGGCCATGGAAGTGCTCAGCCAGTATGCCGAGATCAGCTGCGGGCCGGACATGCCCACTATCGTGCGTCTGGTCTGTGAAAGCTACGGCCTCAACGAGCGCCAGCTCAGCTCCCGCTCGCGCCGCAAGGAATGCGTGCTGGGCCGCAACACAGTGTATTATCTCGCGCGCAAACACACAGAACTGACTCTTGAAGAAATCGGCGAAAAATTCAACCGCCGCCATTCCACGGTTATCAAGGGCATCACCAGTGTGGAACGTGAACTTTCCAAAGAAACCAGCCTTGGCCGCCAGATTGCCAGGGCCGTCAAACTTATCGAACGCAATGCAGGCATGGGCGCATAA
- a CDS encoding outer membrane protein — protein MKRFILALALVLSLALPNIAAAEGNGMYLAPKFLMSFQNTGQIERSRALAGSGVDQYSQFTLGGALALGYDFWPQQMLPLRAELEFAMRGNNEKTWSDGGAAIKQVKGTWNSSTLFANLFWDFHNDSIMTPYVGGGLGMAFNYAGYDFTANNGDKFSGDQRTTNFAWNLGAGVAFNINEHFAIDAGYRFVSLGYNEVSVTSAGNKYNVGNRPYENEFMLGLRYGF, from the coding sequence ATGAAACGCTTTATTCTTGCGTTGGCGCTGGTGCTGAGTTTGGCACTGCCCAACATTGCCGCTGCTGAAGGCAACGGCATGTATCTGGCCCCCAAATTCCTGATGAGCTTTCAAAATACCGGCCAAATTGAACGCTCCCGCGCCCTGGCTGGCTCAGGCGTAGACCAGTACAGCCAGTTCACCCTTGGTGGCGCCCTGGCCCTGGGCTATGACTTCTGGCCCCAGCAGATGCTGCCCCTGCGTGCCGAACTTGAATTCGCCATGCGCGGCAACAATGAAAAGACCTGGAGCGATGGCGGCGCGGCCATCAAGCAGGTCAAGGGCACCTGGAACTCCTCGACCCTGTTTGCAAACCTGTTCTGGGATTTCCACAACGACAGCATCATGACCCCTTATGTGGGTGGTGGTCTTGGCATGGCCTTCAACTACGCTGGCTATGACTTTACCGCCAACAACGGCGACAAGTTCAGCGGCGATCAACGCACCACCAACTTTGCCTGGAACCTGGGCGCTGGTGTTGCCTTCAACATCAACGAGCACTTCGCCATTGATGCTGGCTACCGCTTTGTAAGCCTTGGCTACAACGAAGTGAGCGTCACCTCTGCTGGCAACAAGTACAACGTTGGCAACCGCCCCTACGAAAACGAGTTCATGCTCGGCCTACGCTACGGCTTCTAA
- the modA gene encoding molybdate ABC transporter substrate-binding protein, whose amino-acid sequence MKPLVLPERFRLLLILTACILVFAQSAHADGPSITTGLGYKPMVQQLCAAYAQQSGVKPTEMYSGNIGQIIEQAKAGSGVSIIVSEKGTLQDSGLAFAAYEPLGEAVLVLAWRKGLHLASAQDLTKPEFAKIGYPDAQAAIYGRAAVAFMKGNNLLEPLKAKLSMLSTVPQVFSYLVSGDLDAAFVNEAIARKQGDSVGGWMEVHEGYTPMLLVAGVVAGQENKAEVRSFMQFLKTPEAQRILAGSGLRL is encoded by the coding sequence ATGAAGCCTCTGGTATTGCCTGAACGTTTTCGCCTTTTGCTGATACTGACTGCCTGCATCCTTGTTTTTGCGCAGTCGGCCCATGCCGACGGGCCATCCATCACCACCGGGCTTGGATACAAACCCATGGTGCAGCAGTTGTGCGCGGCCTATGCACAGCAATCGGGCGTAAAACCCACAGAAATGTACAGCGGCAACATCGGGCAGATAATCGAACAGGCTAAGGCGGGGAGCGGCGTCAGCATTATTGTTTCGGAAAAAGGCACCTTGCAGGATTCCGGTCTGGCCTTTGCCGCCTATGAACCGCTTGGCGAAGCCGTGCTCGTGCTGGCGTGGCGCAAAGGGCTGCACCTTGCCTCGGCGCAGGATCTCACCAAGCCGGAATTTGCCAAAATCGGCTATCCCGATGCCCAGGCGGCCATTTACGGCAGAGCGGCAGTGGCCTTCATGAAGGGCAACAACCTGCTGGAGCCGCTCAAGGCAAAGCTTTCCATGCTTTCCACAGTGCCGCAGGTCTTTTCCTACCTTGTTTCCGGCGATCTTGACGCCGCCTTTGTGAACGAGGCCATTGCCCGCAAGCAGGGCGACAGCGTTGGCGGCTGGATGGAAGTGCACGAGGGCTATACGCCCATGCTGCTGGTGGCAGGTGTCGTGGCCGGACAGGAGAACAAGGCTGAAGTGCGCTCGTTCATGCAGTTTCTGAAAACTCCTGAAGCGCAGCGAATCCTTGCCGGCAGCGGCCTGCGCCTGTAA
- a CDS encoding molybdenum ABC transporter permease: protein MQLHELHELGRALCAPEVSFSVLLTLRVCCACLILHALTAIPLARLGMAKNPHLRRVVNFVITLPLVFPPMALGFLLLLLFGRNGWGGIALRETLGVSLVFSQGGIILASWLAGLPLVVKPVQTALNNPELLRFEQAARVCGATPRKCFFLVTLPLIRHGLAAGLLLGITRAMGEVGISLMLGGNIAGRTNTLSLEVFNAVSTGEFQRAALLCAILAIISLLLYLGIDWCQKRSF from the coding sequence ATGCAGCTGCATGAACTGCATGAACTGGGGCGCGCCCTGTGCGCGCCTGAGGTCAGCTTTTCCGTGCTGCTGACCCTGCGGGTCTGCTGCGCCTGCCTGATATTGCACGCGCTGACGGCCATTCCTCTTGCCCGGCTGGGCATGGCGAAAAATCCGCATCTGCGGCGGGTGGTCAATTTTGTCATCACGCTACCGCTGGTTTTTCCGCCCATGGCCCTGGGCTTTTTGCTGCTCCTGCTCTTTGGCCGCAACGGCTGGGGAGGCATTGCCCTGCGGGAGACATTGGGCGTCAGCCTGGTGTTTTCGCAGGGGGGCATCATCCTTGCCTCGTGGCTGGCCGGGCTGCCCCTTGTGGTCAAGCCCGTGCAAACAGCGCTGAACAATCCAGAATTGCTGCGCTTTGAGCAGGCGGCGCGGGTGTGCGGCGCAACGCCCCGCAAATGTTTTTTTCTTGTGACCTTGCCGCTCATCCGGCATGGCCTTGCCGCCGGGCTGCTGCTGGGCATCACGCGGGCCATGGGCGAGGTGGGCATCAGCCTCATGCTCGGCGGCAACATCGCGGGGCGCACCAATACGCTCTCGCTGGAAGTGTTCAACGCCGTATCCACAGGCGAATTTCAGCGGGCAGCCCTGCTCTGCGCCATACTGGCGATAATCAGTCTTTTGCTGTACCTTGGCATCGACTGGTGTCAAAAACGGTCATTCTAG